A region of the Mus pahari chromosome 15, PAHARI_EIJ_v1.1, whole genome shotgun sequence genome:
ACATCTGAACCACTTTCCATGTGATTGTGagttgaagtaaaaaaaaaaaaatctaaataacttTTAGCAGTTTGAGATTTGGAGCATAGCCTGGGCCATataaatcccccctccccctttggtTCCCTTTCTGTTAGATCCGATGCCAAAATAAATGGAAGCCGTAGAGAACCTTTGAATCTTCGGTTCTCATGTGACCTCAGTGAAGTTGGATTGGCAGAACCAGTATTTGgttttcaaaagaatatttttttttcattcctcccTCATAGTAACCACAGTTACCATCCTTGGTAGAGGGTACAGTATTGCTTCCTGGACCATTTGTGCTCCAGGGTATGCTACTAAGGAAACCCATTGGTGCGGTCCTTGAAGATCTTTGGGTGGCATCCAGGTTTCTCAGCACCTCGCATCACAACTCAGTCATCTTTGTGtcaccctcttccttttccctaccATAAGCAGTCAAGGCATGTGCCTTGGAGTTTAATGACACCGCCCCTGACAATTAGAGCAAGTTGGCATAGTTTTGCTAGACTTCGGATTCCTTGTCTGTGACTGAGGATTAAAACTAATACCTCCTACGTGGATATATTTCTTCTCTAAATTCTTTTAATTGaacaaattacatttatatacgtgtgtgtgtgtgtgtgtgtgtgtttcatattaAATTTTCTCACCCCATATCACATAAACAAACAGCAGTTTCTAGTTAAGAAGAGCCCTAAGGTTCTTTAAAACTTCCAACAGAGATCTTCTGTGGTCAGCACatgaaagtcaaaggacaacttgctggggttgagtttctctttccattgtgtgggtcctgggatcaaactcaggtcatcgaGGTTAGTAACAAGTACCTTTACCCCCACTGAATCATCTTACCTGCCCCCCACCAAATATTTTGCTCCTGTAGAAGTAGTTGCAGAGGGTGGAAGAGTTTGGAGAACCTTGGAATGAGAACATTAGGGTAATTCTTATGAAGGCTTACAAGTCAAGAAGACAAGGCACTGATCACAGACACAAACGAGGATTCTCTTGGGAACTAAAATACAGGCCATCCTTGCTACACTTTAGCTACATCTATCCCTTCTCTAGAGCTTTATTGAAGGCCAACCTTAAGAGTTATTAACTAGGGTATTGGGTGGAAAACTCTGGATGGTAAAACATTCAGACTGTAACATGGGATATTTCTCTATGgtcagggaaaggaagaaagcatgtGTGTGAAAATAAACGCCTCTATCTTCCAAAAAGGTTAGTatgggagggaaaaaagaatCATGGGCAAGACCAATGTGAGTTTTCTCAGGTATCTCAAACTCGACAAGGccactctttcttttctaaaaaaaattttatatgatCTTTTGTAATTTCATGCATATCTTGATTAAAGTCTCTCTCCCTTCCGCAGTTGTTCCTAGATCcatccccttcctttcctgtaaAACAATTGTGTCCCATTTTTCCCATCTAAACTAATCTTTGCTAACCAAAATATTCTCAGAGGTAAGGCCTTCCACTGGACCTTGTTTGATTTACCTGTATGCCTATGCCACTGTGGGGGCTCATGAATGTTGGAtatagcctttttatttttaatttcatgaaaggCATCCTAAACTGGTATATAGACGCATGGGGTTCTTTATGAGGTTCAGAAGTATGAACATTCATGCCTActaaaattgaaagagaaaagaaaacactaatttCCATTCAAAAATCTTCATGACTTGTAGAATTCAGACCCTGTCCCAAAGAAGTAAATTTCTAGGCTTTATATGTTAGCTATAACAATTGTAAATAAATAAGGGGATTAGTAAATAGTCAACAGAAAATCTATGTTTGCCAGTGTGTGTGGAGAAGCAAAGAGAACCAATCATGTAAGGCTGTGTTACTTGGCTTCTCAGTGCTAGAGCAAAATAACTGAGAACACAACTTAAATGGAGGAAATCTGTACTTCACAGATTTGAAGATTCCAGACCATGGCCAGAGACTCTCTAATATGCCTATTCAACTATGAACTCATCAATGGCTCATTCCTTAATGATGTCTCTtaatgtgggtgtgtgtatatgcctgtgtgcatgcataccaaCACAGGTGTAAATGtatagcatgtgcacacacaaatgtgtgtgcatacatgtagaaGCCTAAGCCCAACATCAAGAgccattttccttgtttttgttgtgggaaatattttaaaaaatgaacctgcCAACTCTCCATGGGGCCAGATCATGCTTCTGTGCTCCTGCCGGCCTGCCAAATATCTGGCCACACTGGACCACAGGGCTCCTACCAGGCCATCTCTCTGGCAATGGCCCCGGAGTTCCTCTCACTACCACACACCCCACAGCCAGCCATCACATCACAATACCCAGTACcctggtagaatcaagactcttaaagcttaattatccaatcagatttatgtatcaatggAATCACAGTTATGACATGACAATACAATAACTTCAGagtcaattgataatgataaagctttatcccaattattctaaccttttgataacatcacatcagcctccattctcattctctctctctctctctctctctctctctctctctctctcctttcctgagACCTCTCTCCATGCAACTCTTAGCTTGGCCtcctttttccctgtccaatcacctgcctcctctgcactaatgtaattggacagggaaaatcctgcaacatgtTTTTATATTGAGTCTCTCACTAGGGTCAGGAGCTTGCTGTTTAGGTGAGCCTGAGTGGACAGAGAACTCCAGGGATCCATTGCTGGTATTGtgagcatgcaccaccatgtcaggCTTTTTCTataagatcaaactcaggtcctcatgcttgtgaggcCCAAacattaccaactgagccatctttcaactCTCTCACAGTTACCTCTTAGCACCAGCATCTAGGGACAAAGCCTTCAACAAAATGAGTCATTAGGTCGGGGgtggggcacttcatattcaaaccataacactaGATTCTCATCTTATCAGTTGCTAGCTCTGAGCAATTTGCTCTCTGGCCTTCTATTTCCTCAGTACTGAAATGAGAATGGTATTAAGGTTTAAATCATATTAAGTCTGCAAAGCAAGACAATATAACTTGTTTAAGTTGGTGGTAAGTAATTTATAGCTCATAATAATGCGTAAGTATTATGGCTTTATGGTTGTTGCTACTAAGATAGCTATAATCATTAGAGAGTGGGAAGATGCCTGTGCCTGAAGCTGGCTAGtgtttcagaaggaaagaaaattgacTGGAAACACTAACTTCTCTATTCATCTTAGCAGTCCATTAAGGAAATAAGGAGTTAATCTTTCCCATCCCAATGGACTGTGGGGCCCAGCTTTTCTACCCACTTATAGTGTCAAAATTTCTTATCAAGTACAGACTAGGAGGAAAAGACTGGGAGATGTCAAATACTTGCTTTATCATTATGTAGGTAAGGTATCAGCCAGTTTCCTCCCTCTATAATCTGTAATTTCTGGCTTGGCCAaagttagagagagagaacatgtttcCTTGCAAAAGCCTTAGTTTGTGATACATTCTAGTTTGATATCATTACATTatattattgatttattattttatatgtaataattataattatatattacataaaataataagagatTATACAGGAACACAATGTTTTGACTTCTCTATGATTTGGTACTTTTGTAAATCAGGAACGCATCCCTGTTCTGATTAACTCATAGGATTCAAGGGAAGATGGGAGAAAACACTGGtaaagaaagcagggaaggaaaatggaaagaaatcagggagaAGCAACtggggggagaagaagggagacaaATAATCATGGGATTTATGCTCACCACAAGGGGttcaataattataattatataatacatCGTCCATTATATACAGATAGTCGCCCTAGCTAACTGTGAGCTCCTAACAAGAAGCCACTGAAGCTGGAGTTGGGAAGAAATGAACACCAAGTGTCCAAGCCTGTACCAGCCAGCTCCAGTGTACCACTCGATCAGGCAGTAGCACATGTTTTGACAGTTCAGGGGAGGATGATTGATGACAGACCCCCACAAGCGATTTCAGTACAGGCATAGTACAGCTGTACACTCCAGCACGACAGTTTCGCTCAAGGAGGGATCCCATCATACCTGCCTCGTTTTCTGCAATTACTTTAATCGTACACTCGCAAGGACAAAAACTGCTAACAGCATTTCTCCAGACTCATCCTCGCTGCCAAATGATGCATGACTGTAGTTCATCTCCAGAATGGATCATTATGACATACTTGACAAACAAGTATTCATCCAAAATGTGCAGTGGTGGAAGATGAGTAGTTGTGTGCCATGTTCTCGCCCTTGCTCCGTGCTAGCCCATCACCTTTAGGAGAGAAATCATTGCACCCCTGTGTTCTAGAAGAGAGATTCACTAATCGCTGCCCAACTGTTAACTATTCAGGTGACTTGGTTGTGAGCAGAAATCCCATGTTTATTTGTCTCCCTTCTCACCCAGTTGCTTCTCccaatttctttccattttccttccctgATTCTTTACCAGTGTTATCTCCCATCTTTCCTTGTGTTCCTGCTTTGCAAAAGTGTACAAATGGTAGAGACGTCAAAACTGACATGTTCCTGTATAATCTCTCTCATGTTATTGCCCCTATTCTTAATTTGCcacttgtttattttgaaatctgCCTCGTtcattctttagattttttttcatgaataaagTGTGATGAATTTGACCTCTGGCTACCCTTCCTTCACTGTCATCAATTTATTCTCCCCTTTAGGGTCATTGGACATTGATCATACCTATATAGGAATTATGTATTTAGGTATTACAACACTATAAATACATTTCTGAGAATTCTTAATTACATGGTAATAGCTGCACCTTTCTGGTCACTGTTAAAAGTCTCTGGAGAGGATGAAACACAATTCTCTTGGGAAGCAGTTCTGTTTTCAACAGCTGGTTACCGAAGCAAGCAGAATTCTCTTACACGGTATGCTGGAACTGTGACAGAGTTCCAGGGCTTTGGCAATCCAGTGGGGGTAGAAAACCGTCAGCCGGTATCAGTAAAAACCTCTAACAGTTTGACAGCCTAATGACTGAAGTCACAGAGAAGATTTCCACAGGCACAGTTCCAGCATCTACCATGAAGCCCTCTGTCGACGTGCTTGAGATAATCGCCTGTGCTGTTCTCATCCTCGTGAGCTTCGTAGGAAACATATCTTTATTTTACTCCACAAGTAAGTGCATTGCCGGGGGCCTGCAGACATCTTTTCTCCTCATTCTCAGCCTGGTGTTTGTCCACCTTATTAAAAACCTGGTGGTGAACACCCTCAAGATTGTTTACTCTTCTGGTGTCTTGCTGGACTCAGTTGGCTGCAAAGGTCTGCACTTCACTGCAGCCCTGACGACTTCCCTGACCATCTGGTTCATGTTACACTTTGCGTTGTTCTACCACCGGAAGCTTTACCGAATTGTGTACCCCTTGAATGGAGCTGCAAGTCTGAACCAACAGAAGTACTGCTGGAAAGGGATTTCTGCCCTCTGGGTGACTGGTGTGGCAGTGTATATCCCAGTGTTGGTCTATACTAGAAAACCAGAGCATGGcaattctggaaatgaaacaaGCTCCCTGTCTAATAAAAGAATCTACATGGATTGCTTAACTGGCTTTGCAAATGAACAGGTAGAGTTTTactatgggaaaatatttttagttttgattgATATCCTTCCTCTAGCCATCTTAGTGTTTGTCTGTTTCTGGATGGCTCTCCTCCTTttagagaagaagaagatgacATATGGCGACATCTGGATTGGAGATGATGACTCAGAAACTGAGGTCCTCCGAGGGGCCAAGTTCAGTATCTTGTTAATGTTGCTCATCACGCCCCTTTGGGTCTCTCACTTTATCTTAGTCTATTTCTTGAAGGACTTGGAGGCCTGTGTCTTTATTCCAGCTGTTCTCACAActctctcctctggcttctctgctGTCAGTCCTTTCCTGCTTATGTTGGTTAATTACAAAATGAAGCTGGTGTCCTTCTGTGGAATCCAACGGGAAAAGTCCACACCGCAGCCTCCAGACATCATTCTGTCTCCATATGCTTAATGCCTGAGTGACAGGCTCAAGTGAAGCTTGGGAAAGCTGGCCCTGTCACTGGAGGGCATAGCTGCAGCTTTCAAAATCCTCAACAAATTTCTAAAATGATGGCTAGAAAGCTGACTCCTCTAGGAACTGATTTCTTAGAGAGACTTtataagtagatttttaaaaaaaagaaatactaagtTGTTATAAACTGAAGAAAAACAGCCATTATGACATTTACTACTTAGGAcaatggttctcaaacttcctgatgctgcaaccctttaatatagttcctcatgttgtggtgatccccaaccatattatttcattgtttctttataattgtaattttgttactgttatgaatcataatgtaaatatatgaaatgTAGGTTCTCTGATGGATGATACCTGTCAGgtgttgcaacccacaggttgagactaCTGGTTTGGaataacactgtgtgtgtgtgtgtgtgtgtgtgtgtgtgtgtgtgtgtgtgtgtgttttaaatgtagAATTTCTAACGGTCAGTGACCATCAGCCTGTAAATGAGCAAAGCATGGCTACCATGTTAAGTATTTACTCCGTGCAATatgttgtacttttaaaaagcaatgttgTTGAAACGGAGGTCAACAATTCCTAGGTGGATTCCTCTGGGTGCTCCTGAGGAAGTTGTATTTCTATACTGTGTTTTTCCTGAAAGATCTCTAAATGCATTAGATAGGGGTTCAGTGTCCAGTGTTTACAGGTTTAATTATACTATCTCTTGAAAGCTGGGAGCAGATTTGATTCATTGTCCCTAACCTAAGTCTTTAGTAAAGTACAGCTAGATAAAAAGTGTTGAATTAAAGTGTTGATATCTGCTTAGTCATATTCTCAAGTGTGTATGATATATAGGGATTCAATTGCCCTTGGCACATAACCTGCTCTCCTTGCTtgatcacataaaataaaactgcatttttgtttttcttcagaaaagaaaggacattGAGTTTATAGataatgtatttcttcttttggtcATTAAATGGGTGTATTcataaaagacaaggaaaatataaacatCCTCATAATTATTTGCTTTCTAGATTTGGATTCAATTTTAAAAGCACATTataattctaattaaaattaGATGAGcaggtttttatttacattttttttattttttgtaattagTCATTGTAACTGCTTAGACTCTTGGAGTcaagtaaataattattttaaatgtctatgCATACATTTGTGTACAAAGCAGTACATTTAAATCTAATtcttaataattctttttttcaaaactttcttGCAGTTGCCATATACCTAGGGATTTTTCTGCAGTTCTAGTAAATAGATCCCTTGAAATTGAGGTTCTTGCTCTAAAAAGACTGTCACAATTATAAATCTGGATATCATTTACAGAAGAGTCTCAGAATATCATAGTTGCTAGGCAGTGCTGTAgagaaagtaaattttaaagaaaccaaagccACAATTCTGTAAGGACTGTGCACCATTGTGTGTCCATTGTTTGACACAGGGAATGTTTTGAAAGTCagccttgagcttctgagacttcCGGGTGGTCTTCATGGGAAATGCTTAGTTGAGTCCACCGAGGCAGTTTAAtcagagggcaccaggcacatattcTGGATAATGAAGTTAACATCTGGAGAGATGGAGGATGTGGGGAAGAGGTCGCCATCTTTTAATTAAATGCAGATGTAGCCAAAACTGGGAATAGCCATTGATCTTAAGTAGTGGTTCTTAAATGTGGTTCTGGGACAAGAAGAAACAGTATGACCCAGGAACTTGTTCGTAATGCAGATTCTGGGACTTCACCTCAGACCTGTTGAATCAGAAAGTTTGGGTTGAATACTGCAGTGTTTTAGTTAACCTTCTGGGAGACCTTCATGCATGAAGCAGCTTGAGAACCACTAGTCTATGGCTGCTCCAAAGTTTAATCCTCACAAATGGTCAGAATGAAGCCAAGATAACTGACTCAAGATGTCCTCTTCAATGCTCCTCGTGTGTATTGCTGCCATGTCTGCCTCCCTCAAAAACAGCAATCAGGTTTTCCATCTGTGTTCCATACATTGTCAACAATAATTGCCAAACAAATAAATCCGCTGTAGAaattaaggctttttttttttttttttttttttgcaaaactgAGAATAAAGCATGAAACTTCAGGTGTGCAAACAATTTGAAACTTGGATTTGGATGTTTTTTTTACAGTTTCTCAGGATCCAGTTTCCAGATCATTCCACAGTTTTGTCTAGAAACCAGTGCACAACATGGCTGGCTTAGGCCCAGCTCAATTTCTCAGACCTAGCaatgctgcttcctcctcctcctcctcctcctcctcctcctcctcctcctcctcNNNNNNNNNNNNNNNNNNtcctcctcttcctcctcctccttcttcttccccttccccttctcctcttcaccctcctactcttcctcctcctctcctcctccttcctctttcttcttcttccccctccaacttctccctccccctccaacttctccctcctcctccttctcttttcctcctcctccttttccttcctccttcttcctcttcctccctgctcttcttcctcttcctcttctttctccttcttcctcttccccctcttcctcctctctcctcctcctcttcctcctcctcctccttcttcttcctcttcccaaatattTTCATCTACATTTACCCTCATTAGATCATGGTTATATCCTAGTGGAGTTAATTTTCATCTACagtgaaaaaaatcatgtgtttCCCAAATAACCCATACAGTCCACTCTTTGACATAATTTTCATCTTAAAACTCTTGTTCGCTCCTAGTCCTGTCATATTCTTGCTGGGGTCTAGACTGCATGGATAAGGATAAGAGAGAACTATCAGACACTATCAAGGTAGTATGTTTAGTAGGTAAATGTGGGTCAGGACTGATGGGAGAATTTGGACGTATTTCCTGACTTCATCTCTGACCACACAGCATCTTTCACTGACCCAATACAGGattctcatctcatctctcttATGGCTCCTACCAGACGTCTAGCTGACCAGGTTTCTGCTGTCCTCACTTGGGTCACACAAAGCACCTTACTCTATCCTAGTGCATTTCAGTGTGTCATTAGACACTAAGTCCTTTCTTAGCCGCAACTCTTAGAGGCTCCTTCTTAGAGTCTAAGACATGCTCAGGAAGTCAAATGTGTCTTATGTACTGGTCGTTAAATTTTTGAAAGAGACAAGGATATtgtgcatgtttgtttttcttgtctgaGATATCTCTTAGTTCTGCCATAGAAAAGAAGAACTGCCCAACCACAAGATTTCTTCCACCCTTATTTTGTCTTGGTTCATCCTAACCTTTATCTTCATGAAAAGTGAGCCCAGGAAACAtgccttttcttttgctgtgagtctatgtgcttttaaaaaaaaaaaccttctctgGTGTGGATGCTGTGAACATGGAGTCTTTCCATCTTCaaaaggtattttaaatataatacacatattacattccatacacagacacaacacagatCCAAAAGAATTTATCTACCCTAAGATTAAAACCAGTCTTTCCTCATTCCTAATGGTTTAGTGTAAGTTAGCTGTTTCTTAGAATTTGATTTCAGAAACCACAAATTAATCACCAGATAATAGGCAACAGTCAAGAGTTAAAACtgttaaagaaaaaacaacaacaacaaaataaagaccATTATCTACAGAGATTTATCAGAAAAATCCTGATCTCTAACAAGAGTTCTACTACTACAGTACTGTCTTCATTACCTTTTCAATAAGATGTAATATAGAATATTCATACATTGTAAAACTGATAGATCTTAGTTGTGTGATAAAATAGCAATTCACTGGTAATCAGAAACAATTATTTCTCAGGTCACCTCATTAGCAAATGTACCAGTGGCTTCAGTGTGACAATTTATAGCACTTAATATTAGGTCTAACTTGGAGTTTTGCTCTGTAGGTTAAGTAAATTCCATGATAAGATTCTCAATGTCATTAATAAAACACATGCTTTTGTGAGCCATGAATTTTCTAAGTTCACCCATTGTGAAAATGATTGTCATAAATCTAACATTTTCTTAAAGATGAAGCTGAgctactaaacaaacaaaatgatggTGGGATATGATGTCTCACATAATAGTTCGTGTAAGGTGTTCAATAGACTTCTGCCCTTCTTGATGGAAATGATGAACAGATCCATAGGAAAGATGAGTGACTCACTGGGTGTTATGGTTCTTGAACACTTGGAGCAATAAAATCCAGGGACTATGTTATGGGATTCTAATCAAGACAGCTCAAAGCAGCTCATGTTTCAGGGCAGCCCAGGACAGCTGAGAACCTGAACCTTCTAGCAGGGAGTGATTTGTGTGGACTGCCCTTCTCTTGACTTCATGATACAGAACCTGGGTCATGACGTTCCTGAGTTTTGCCATCTATAAAATTGAAAGTACATAAATGTAGATTATAACTCATGATGTCTCCTTTCCTCACAGAACTATCCAGAACAAAGTCACATTAAACACATAGAAGATAATTTGGAAGCAGTAAGTGTTTGACACAGATGCAGGGTTACTTTAGTGTTGCAATTTTAGCAAGAATTTGATGAGGGATGTAGGGGGTGCAGCATGGTGCTTGGCTTAAAATTCATACTTTGACTGTGAGTCTGTAAGGCATTATGTAATCTTTCCAAGCCTCTGGTTTTTCTATCTCCATAATCTAAATTATAAAGATGTGTATAGGGTCTTTATGAGACAAAGTGACAGAGAATATATGTAAAATCATCCAACCCTATAGGCTCCAGAGATGGTTTAGAGGTAAGAAAGCTAAGTACAGTATGAGAGAGCATCAGTTTGCATCCTTGGTACCCACATTAAAGGATTGGTGTGGCGATGCAAGCTTTTAAACTCAATGCTATGCAGAGTGGAGACAGGGATCCCCGGGACTTGTTGTCTACCAGCCTAGCTACCagcagagtgagagaccttgtctcaggagaATAAAGTAGAGAGTGAGAGAACTGGGCACCCGatatcttctagcctctgtatgcatgcacaagtgcacagcatgcactcatgcatgtgtacatacacacatacacacacacacatgtactacaTACACCAtattcccacacacatacatacatacatgtacacacacatcacactctcacacatttatacacacacacatatacatgtaccacacacaccacactcttacacacagatacatgcaccacacacacacacacacacacacacacacacacacacacacacacaccctaacccAGTCCTAGATCTCCCTGCTCAGTTTTCTTCCCACCTTGTTCTGAGCACAGCCTACAGTACCCTCTCCCCTGCAGCACTCTTGTTCCGTTACACGGATGTCTTTTGTTTGCTATCAAAATACTTAACTGTAGTTTTCCAAACACGCCAGAAAACCTGATATCCTAAGAACACACTGGGCTTGAAAATCCTCCCATGGTCACTTCTGTCTATCACCCAGGTCTGCTTTTCACCCTTCAAGTCtctttctgaaaggaaaacaacagaGGTCAGTGTGAGATTCATCCTCTCTTGGGAACTCCCCAACTCAGTTCTCATCTTCAAGTCGTTGTGCCCATGCTACTATGACCCCCTCAATGCTCACTCATTCTTGCATAACTCTCATCTGCACCAGACAgcccttcccatccatccccaggaTCTAGACTAGAATGTTCATGGACATTCATTTATCACAGCAAGCACCACAGTAGACCAAAatggcttgctttcttgcttgcttcctcTTGAACCATATGTTCCGTTGTCATGTGGAGCACGTGGCCCTACCCAGCATGTCTGTTCAGACTGTTCTGTAAGTAAAGAACTGGAGAGACCACAGGTCTGTGCATTCCCTCTGTTCCTCAGTGCTTCCTGGCACTCCTTGCGCTGTCTCTTTCTAGTAGAAATTTCCTGCCTCTATCATTTATCTGCTTCCAGAGTAGGCATTTAGCAACTGCTGTGCTTCTGGCCACGGTTGaatcaaagaatgaaaaaagaaactgaatccAACATTTGGAATCAGTTGCTTCCTTGCCAGCCAAGCCacagaaccaactggggacatTTCTACCCAAGCCTTCCAGGTCTtcatgtgtgaatttttttttcagttcttataTTGAACAAAGTAAACACAGTGTCTGTATGCAGGCCTGTAACTTGAAAATGTATCTGAGTATAAATTTGGCAGGGGCTCAGGAGTGTAGGGAGTGGTGATCTTTTCCCAAGTGTTAGTGGATTACAAGTGAGTCTCCATGCAAATCAACTGAAGTTACCTCACCACTGAGCATGCTCTGCTCATATATGTTGACAGGCCcagcttatttttaattacatgtgcaTAAAAGTAGGAATGGAGACTTTgacaggagagaagaaatgtGCGTAATTCCAGCCCTCAGAATGACTCCACACCAACTCCTTCTAAATGGAGTGAGGCAATGCATGTTCAAAAGAATTTTGGTAGAGCAATTTATGTGATGTGCGAGTGTAGTTGCAAATCAATGTGCCTTTTATGAGCCAAGCACACCAGAATGTGTGTATTACCATGAGTGCAGTTCCTCAAAGGGATTCTGTTGGCCACTCCAAGGTTTTTCCGTTGATGCTGCCATTACCCGCCAGATTTTTGCAAGTTTTCATTTGGAATGACTTTTTCAGAGTCTGTCTGCAAGGCgtacacacactcgcacacacacacaaactcgcgcgcacacacacacacacacacacacactcactcacacacaggaaGGATAGAGTATTATGCTAATGATCTGCTTACTTTCTATCGTCACATTTGACTCCTTGTTAACTTTGAG
Encoded here:
- the LOC115065510 gene encoding uncharacterized protein LOC115065510 codes for the protein MKPSVDVLEIIACAVLILVSFVGNISLFYSTSKCIAGGLQTSFLLILSLVFVHLIKNLVVNTLKIVYSSGVLLDSVGCKGLHFTAALTTSLTIWFMLHFALFYHRKLYRIVYPLNGAASLNQQKYCWKGISALWVTGVAVYIPVLVYTRKPEHGNSGNETSSLSNKRIYMDCLTGFANEQVEFYYGKIFLVLIDILPLAILVFVCFWMALLLLEKKKMTYGDIWIGDDDSETEVLRGAKFSILLMLLITPLWVSHFILVYFLKDLEACVFIPAVLTTLSSGFSAVSPFLLMLVNYKMKLVSFCGIQREKSTPQPPDIILSPYA